The Piliocolobus tephrosceles isolate RC106 chromosome 12, ASM277652v3, whole genome shotgun sequence genome includes the window NNNNNNNNNNNNNNNNNNNNNNNNNNNNNNNNNNNNNNNNNNNNNNNNNNNNNNNNNNNNNNNNNNNNNNNNNNNNNNNNNNNNNNNNNNNNNNNNNNNNNNNNNNNNNNNNNNNNNNNNNNNNNNNNNNNNNNNNNNNNNNNNNNNNNNNNNNNNNNNNNNNNNNNNNNNNNNNNNNNNNNNNNNNNNNNNNNNNNNNNNNNNNNNNNNNNNNNNNNNNNNNNNNNNNNNNNNNNNNNNNNNNNNNNNNNNNNNNNNNNNNNNNNNNNNNNNNNNNNNNNNNNNNNNNNNNNNNNNNNNNNNNNNNNNNNNNNNNNNNNNNNNNNNNNNNNNNNNNNNNNNNNNNNNNNNNNNNNNNNNNNNNNNNNNNNNNNNNNNNNNNNNNNNNNNNNNNNNNNNNNNNNNNNNNNNNNNNNNNNNNNNNNNNNNNNNNNNNNNNNNNNNNNNNNNNNNNNNNNNNNNNNNNNNNNNNNNNNNNNNNNNNNNNNNNNNNNNNNNNNNNNNNNNNNNNNNNNNNNNNNNNNNNNNNNNNNNNNNNNNNNNNNNNNNNNNNNNNNNNNNNNNNNNNNNNNNNNNNNNNNNNNNNNNNNNNNNNNNNNNNNNNNNNNNtttattatactttaagttctagggtacatgtgcataacgtgcaggtttgttacatatgtatacatgtgccatgttggtgtgctgcacccatcaactcgtcagcacccatcaattcatcatttatatcaggtataactccccaatgcaatccctcccccctcccccctccccatgataggccccagtgtgtgatgttccccttcccgagtccaagtgagctcattgttcagttctcacctatgagtgagaacatgcggtgtttggttttctcttcttgtgatagtttgctaagaatgatggtttccagctgcatccatgtccctacaaaggacgcaaactcatccttttttatggctgcatagtattccgtggtgtatatgtgccacattttcttaatccagtctgtcactgatggacatttgggttgattccaagtctttgctattgtgaatagtgccgcaatacgtgtgcatgtgtctttgtagtagcataatttataatcctttgggtatatacccagtagtgggatggctgggtcatatggtacatctagttctagatccttgaggaatcgccatactgttttccataatggttgaactagtttacaatcccaccaacagtgtaaaagtgttcctatttctccacatcctctccaacacctattgtttcctgattttttaatgattgccattctaactggtgtgagagggtatctcattgtggttttgatttgcatctccctgatggccagtgatgatgagcattttttcatgtgtctgttggctgcatgaatgtcttcttttgagaaatgtctgttcatatcctttccccacttttggatggggttgttttttttttcttgtatatttgtttgagttctttgtagattctggaaattagccctttgtcagatgagtagattgcaaaaattttctcccattctgtaggttgcctgtagaaaattggctagccataagtagaaagctgaaactggatcctttccttactccttatacgaagattaattcaagatggattagagacttaaatgttagacctaataccataaaaaccctagaagaaaatctaggtagtaccattcaggacataggcatgggcaaggacttcatgtctaaaacaccaaaagcaacggcagcaaaagccaaaattgacaaatgggatctcattaaactaaagagcttctgcacagctaaagaaactaccatcagagtgaacaggcaacctacaaaagttgttttttaataagttaactaaaattgacaaaccattagccagactaagaaaaaaagagaaaatccaactaaataaaatcagaaataaaaaaaactatttgggaggctgaggcaggcagatcacttgaggccaggaactcaagaccagcctggtcaacatgacaaaaccccatctctactaaaaatacaaaaattagccaggtgtggtggcaggtgcatgtaagcccagctactagggtggctgaggcaagaaaattgcttgattccaggaaatggaggttctAGCGAGCTTAagactacgccactgcactccagcctaggcgacagagtgcaattctgtgaaaaaaaaaggaagaaaaaagaaatgaacaaggagACATTAAAACTGATGCTGCAGAAAGTCAAACGATCATTACTGGCTCCTATGAGCAAATATATGCCtataaattgaaaaatctagaCCAAATGGACTAATTCCTAGATATAACCTCTcaagactgaagcaggaagaaaaccataacctgaacagaccaataacaagtaacatcaaagccataataaaagtCTTctagtaaagaaaagcctgggacttTTCTTCGCTGTTGAATTCactggcttcactgctgaattctacccaacattaaaagaaaaaccaataccaatcctactcaaactattttgaaaaatagaggaagatggaatattttcaaactaattctatgagaccagtattgccctcataccaaaaccagacaaagacatatcaaaaaaaaaaagaaagctaccgGCCAAAAATCACTGATGAACaatgatgcagaaatcctcaacaaaataccagcaaatcaaattcaacaatatattagaaagaatattcatcatgaccaagtgagatttatccctgggatacaaggatgggtcaacatacacaaattaatttaTGTGATAAATCGTATCAACGgaatgaagaatttaaaaaatgatcatttcaattgatgctgaaaaagcatttaataaaactcAACATTGTCATCATGATATAAACCCTCAAAACACTGGGAATAGAAAGAACATGCTTCACTGAAATAAAAGCCAAATACAACAGATCCACAGCTAGCATTGAAATGGCCTCATGGTCTAGGGTAACACTGAGAGTTCTTGGTCTCACAGACAAGGAAATTAAGGACACGGACACACAAAGAATGAGGTTTAGAGCAGAAATTtaataggagaaagaaagaaaacaactctCTGCTACAGAGGGTGGTCCCGAAAAAAGGGTTGCCATCCTGCAGTGAAATGCAGCAGTTTTTATAGATAAGCTAGTGGGGAGGCAGTATCATAGGGTACAAACAACTGGATAGGACCAGGTGTACCATCTGCATAGGGCATGAATCTCTGGCAGCCCCCACCCTAAACTTTTATTATACAGGCAGGTCCTCAGCCTGAGTTACTCCATGTTGCTCATTTCTTTCTTACTGTGCGTGTGCTAAAAAAAGGGAAGTGGAACCCCCATGGTGGACATGCCTGGTCCCATGTGGTCTTTTCTATCTGTGCAGCTGCTGGCATCCCCCTATGAAAGTTTCCAGCTTCCTATCTATCTATGATAGAAAATCAATGTACcaacattttatctttatataccATCTCAAGCACAGGATTTAAACTTTCATAAAATATACACTTATCAGGAGTattaaaaatctagaaataaatttaacaacagTGTGAAAGAATTATTTgcagaaaactgtaaaactttatTAAGAGAATCTTAGCAGTCAAATTTCCAGCATAAGAACAACATTCTTGGTTTCAGTCTTCATTTGTCTTGGTTTAAACCTAAGGCTGCCCATCacctataatataaatataaaattagaacaCATTACTCAGCAGATTTTTATTTAGATGACACGAGAGGTATACAAATACTGTAAAATCAGAACCCTAAGGGTGACCCTTTAGCTTACATCCAGTTAGCCTCTGAATAAACTCTGAAGGTAGTTGACAACATTTTTAATTCACGCCACATTTTCTagtacaaaaaggaaagaaaaagactgttCGAGTTCAGAATGAATGAAATCAAGTGaatctattttatatgtataagaGGAAAGCAAAAAACGCATATACCTTCAGTAAAAAttcaaccaaacaaaaacacagagacTGATACACTGggtaaaaagtcaagacccatcggtgtgatAGAtgcagaagacccatctcacatacaaagaacacacaggctcaaaatctcaaaataaaggtatggaggAGTATtgaccaagaaaatggaaagcaaaataaataaataaataaaaaagcaggagttgcaatcctactcttggacaaaacagactttaaaccaacaaaatacaaaattagcttggtgtggtggtgcatgcctgtaatcccagatactagggtggctgaggcaggagaatcacttcaaactgggaggcagaggttgcagtgagcagaaatcatgcaactgcactccagcctgggcaacagactgagactctgtctcagaaaacaaagcaaaacaaaaaataatgctaTTAAAAAGTGGCCCAAGGACatgaagaaacattttcaaaagaggacatgcatgtggccaataagcatatgaaataaAACTCAAAGCCACTGATAATTGGAGAAGTGCAATTCAAACCACGATGAGATATtgcctcacaccagtcagaatggctattattaaaaagtaaaaaataaaataaaataaaataatagatgctggtgatgttgagaaaaaagaaacacttattcactgttggtggaagtgtacattagttcaaccattgtgggaaacAGTGTGCTGATTCCCCAGAGACCTAAAAACAGAAtcaccattcgatccagcaatcccattactgggtagacAGCCAAAGGGATATAAactgttctatcataaagacacatgtacacatatgttcactgcagcactattcacaataccaaagacatggaatcaaccaaaaagcccatcaatggtagactggataaagaaaatgtagtacatatataccatggaatagtatacagccataaaaacgaatgacATTATCTCCGTGGccagaacatggatggagctggaggtcattatacttagcaaagtaatgcaggaacagaaaactaaatattgcatgttgtcacttgtaagtgggagctaaaaatgagaaaaaatcaacacacagaggagaacaacagacactggggcctaccgaAGAGCAAAGGACGAAAgaagagagaggatcaggaaaaatagctcaTGAGTACCAGGCTTAAtgcctgggtaacaaaataatctatacaacaaacccccataacacaagttcacctgtataacaaacctgcaccacATGTATGCCTGaacttaaaagatacaaaaataagaaaaaaatagatttcaaagcaAAACTTTGAGAAGAGACTaaaaggtcactatataataataaagcagTCAATTAATCAAGAGgatattaacaattttaaatatatatgcacccaacacttgagcacccagatatataaaacaaatgctattagagctaaagagagagataggcccgAATAAAATAATAGATGGAGACTTCAGCATTCCACATTCAGTATTGGACAGATCTGTCAAACagaaactcaacaacaacaataacaacaatcaaaaaaaaaaaaaaaaacagagttaatCAGCACTACAGACACatggatctaacagacatttacagaacatttcatccaacggccacagaatacacattcttttcctcagcacatggatcattctcaaggacaagaccatatgttaggtctcaaaacattcaaaaaaaaacCTGGAACAATATCATGGATCTTGTCAGACCACAATggcataaaactagaaattaataacaagaggaattttggaaactatacaaatacatgaaaactaaataatctgctcctgaatgaataatgggtcaatgaagaagctaagaaggaaatttaaaaatttattgaaacaaatgataatggaaacacaacatatcaaaaccgatgagatacagcaaaagcagtactcagAAAGAGGTTTAGAGCTATTAAGCGCCTACAATAAAACAggttaaaaatttcaaataaacaatctaataatgatgcatcttaaagagcTGCAAagaaagagcaaaccaaatcaaaaattaaaagaaaagaaataataaagatcccaacagaaataaacaaaaattgaaatgaattgaaatgaaaaaaccCTACAGTCAGCAGCTCGGGCAGCAGGGGGAGTGGCAGCGGCCAGGCAGCCCAGTTTCGCGAAGGCTCTAGGCGCGCTGCGGCCCACAGACACCTGGCACACGCCTTCCCCGCCGCCAGGATGCCCAAGAGGAAGGTCAGCTCCGCTGAAGGGGCCGCCAAGGAAGAGCCCAAGAGGAGATCAGCGCGGTTGTCAGTTGATAAATCTTCAGACAAAAAAGTGCaaataaaagggaaaagggaaaacagGCCAAAGTGGCTAACCAAGAAACTAAAGAAGATTTACCTGCAGAAAACAGGGAAACAAAAAATGAGGAGAGTCCAACCTCTGatgaagcaggagagaaagaagcccAGACATATATACCATGTCTTACCAGTGGTCCCTGTCTCCCTTCTTGTACAATCCagaggaatatttttattaactattttgTAAATGCAAGTCTTTTAGTAGctctagaaacatttttaagaaggaGGGAATCCCACCTCATCccatttttttaagtgtaaatgcttttttttaagaggtgaaATCATTtgttggttgtttattttttggtacaACCAGAAAATAGTGTGGGATATTGAATTACGGGAGGCTTTGACTGTCTCTGGTGTCAGCTTAACATTCCATAGATGGGGGATTAGTTTTTATGTCCTATAACACAAAGCATATTAAATGGCAATATGGAGTCAGTCCTGCATTTAATgtcttgaacattttattttacttctattctcatgttttttagtagaattgTTTCCTAAAGAAAACCACTCCTTGTTCATGGCGCGCTCTGTCAGAATTGTGTGCACTTTGTAACATCTTTGGTTGTGGTAGTCCCGTTTTTCTAATAACTTTGTTACTGTGCTGTGAAAGATTACAGATTTGAATACGTAGTGTACATGCTATTCAGTTGTGAACTGTAGGCCGTATGTAACAGCTGACCAACATGTGAAGATACTGGTACTTGATAGCCTCTTAAGGAAAATTTGCTTTCAAATTTTAAGCTGGAAAGTCACtggaataactttaaaaaagaattacaacACTTGGCTTTTTAgaattttgttacatatgttaAGAATTGTGTACAGATTGAAATGTCTGTACTGATCCTCAACCAATACAATCTcaattatgaaaaaaaagaaaaaaccctacaAAAGAGCAATAAtacaaaagtttctttttttaataagttaaccaaaattgacaaaccattagccaaactaagaaaaaaagagagaaacccaaataaataaatcagaaatgaaaaaggatttgggaggctgaggcaggtggactacctgaggccaggacctcaagaccaacctggccaacatggcaaaactccatctctactaaaaatacaaaaattaaccaggggtggtggtaggagcctgtaatcccatctactagggtggctgaggcaagagaattgcttgaaccctggaggtggaggttctagtgagttgagactgtgccactgcactccagcctggcgacaaaaggagactctgtcttgaggaaaaaaaaaaaaaaaggaaaaggaaaagaagagaaaaaaaaaagaaaaagaaatgaaaaaggagacattacaaaaCTGATGCTgcaaaaattcaaaggatcagAACTGGCTCCTATGAGAAACTCCATGcctataaattggaaaatctagaaaaaaaatggactaattcctagacacatacaacctcccaagattgaatcacgAAGAAATCCATAACCCGAACAGACCAATAAGAAGCAACAAGATCAAAGCCATATTAAAAGTCTTCCAGTAAAGAACACCCAGAACTGATGgcttcactactgaattctacccaacatttaaagaaggactaataccaatcctactcaaactattttgaaaaatagaggaggagggaatagttccaaactcattctatgagaccagtattaccctgatactaaaatcagaaaaagacacatcaaaaaaagaaaactacagggcaAAACCGCTGATGAATATTGACGCAGAAATTATCAACATTCTagtagcaaatcaaattcaacaatacattagaaagaataATCATCacgaccaagtgagatttatctctGGGGTggaaagatggttcaacatatgcaaatcaactgATGTGATAAATCATATCAACGGAAAGAAGGTAcaaaccatataatcatttcaattgatgctgaaaagcatttaataaaactcAGTATGTCATCATGATACAAACCCTCAAAACACCGGGGaaagaaggaacatacttcaatgtaataaaagccatataccaCAGACCCACAGATAGTATTGAAGTGGCCTCGTTGTCTGGGGTAACACCTGGAGTTCTTGGTCTCACagacaaggaaatcaaggacatggGCACAACAAAAGTGAGGTTTAGAGCAGAAAGTTAatagaagaaacaaagagaacAGCTTTCTACTACAGACAGGGGTCCCAGAAAAACGTCTGCCATCCTGCAGTGAAATGCAGGGGGTTTTATGGATGAACTAGTGGGGAGGCAGTACCTGATCATCTACATAGGGTACAAACAACCGGTTAGGACCAGGTGTACCACCTACATAGGGCGTGAATCTCTCCCAGGCCCCACCCTAACCTTTTATTAGGCAGGCAAGTCCTCAGCTTGAGCTACTCCATGTTGCTCACTTCTTTCTCACTGTGCATGTGCTAAAAAAGGGGAGGTGGAAAGCCCATGGTGGACATGCCTGGCCCCATGTggtcttttctatttctgcagcTGTTGGCATCCCCCTATGAAAGCTCAATATTTTATCTCCATGTACCATCTCAAACACAggatttaaattttcaaaaaagataaaattctcaAGAGTATTAAAgatccagaaataaatttaacaaaaacgTGCAAGGATTCTTTacagaaaactgtaaaactttatTAAGAGAATGTTATCAGTCAAATTTCCAGATTAAGAATAACATTCTTGGTTTCAGTCTTCATTTGTCTTGGTGTAAACCTATGGTTGCGTATCAcctataacataaatataaaactagGGCCCGTTACTCAGGAGATTTTTATTCATATGACATTAGAGGTATACAACTACTGTGTTGATGAACTAATATCAGAACCCTGAGGGTGACCCTTTAGCTTACATCCAGTTAGCCTCTGAATAAACTCTGAAGGTAGACTTCCAGgcatattaacaatatttttaattcatgcCACTTTTTCTAGTAGAACAAGGAAACAAAGAGACTGTTCAAGTTCAGAATGAATTAAATCAAGTGAgtctattttgtatatataagtggaaagcaaaaaaaaaaaaaatacacatatacttTCAATGAAAATTCAACGAAACAAAATCCtaaaggaaaaagatattttcaaattatcaTTCAAATATTTTGATATGAAATAACACTATGAACATAGAACATGCTTAGAACGCCCTAAGTGAAGGAAATAGAATAGTGTTACATTTGTTTTGTGTCTCTTATGAAAAAGTGTAAAAATGTTACTTTGGACTAGTTTAGCCATTATGTGCTTGCTTTAAGTAGGGCAAACATTTGTCACTATTTTCACCGGTTCTCCTGCCTCTTTACATGCCTAAAAGCAGTTCAGTTTATACAGTAAACTTAATACCCGCGCTAGCTTTAAGACATTGCCATCACAGTTAACACTGCAATATAAACTGATGCTTATTATAAACATCTTACGTATTTGTTAAAAACAGGCCtctataaaaatatctgaaaattattGGCTGTTGGTTAAATGACTTACATTCAAAAGTCAGAACACGTtctcatatctttttttaaaatggcacataaaatcatatatatttatcatgcaTAACatgatgctttaaaatatatatacacattgtgaaatggctatatcaagctaattaatatctGCATTACTTCACATAGCTGTGAAGACACTTGATATCTTCTCTCTTAGCATGTTTCATATCTTTCATATCGTAATCCAATTAGCTTTGAGCCAATTGTTCTCCATctcttgaagtcctggcctcaagtgatctttctgcctcggccttcaaagtgctggaattaaaagcatcagccagcacacctggccctCTCTCTCTGATAGTGTGTAAGGCAGCCATCTGGGATCTGAACTACCTTCAAAGAATCTTTAGACGTGAAGTATGATATTAAAGTTGCAGTAATTTTACCTCTGTGTCACACAAAatataatattgtgaaaatagacACCCTATAGTTTGCATCTTAATTGAACAACATACCTGCTTCCAGCACTTTATAGGATCAAAAGTGGGCAGAGTCCCCTCCCTGACATCAGGACCATCTCCAGGCTCATCCTCTATCTTAAGCAGAGCCAGCTCCTGTTGAAAAGCTTCCACGTCAGGCCCTTAAAAGATAAAAAGGTCATCAGtttacaaattaaaacatgaaCTATGAACGAGGAAATGATAATGTTTATTCCCTCatcattatgaaataaaaacctGTAGGTTAATCATTTAAGGAGTCTGTTGCCAGGAAAACAGGAAAGCGGTGATGTTCAAACACTGCCCTTTCCTTTCCCAAGGCTGGCCCTAGACAACTTACTTGCCCCTTTTGTACCCATTTGCTCTTATTCTTATCACATTAAATTAgtgatttgtttgagttattcTGACTAGACTATGAGCTTTAGGCAAAAATTTGGCACTGACATCTCCAGCACTCAGCATATTACGTGGCATGAGAAAGCATTAATAAATGTGCGTtaaacagtttcttaaaaaatacatgagATGTCCGCAGATGGCAGACTAGGAAGCTGCAAGCTGCCATTCTTccacagaaacataaaacaaaacaaagctaaacaaaaaacagaaaatggctGAACAAACCATACAGGAGCTCTGGAAAACACTCAAAGGTTTACAGCAACCATGCAAATACCCAATCAATAAAAAGCTTCTATCAAAATGGTAGGAAAGTTTTGTGGCTTTTTATGTGTCCTTGTCCCACCACTCCCCACAGCAGCAGGAAATGTTTAGGATCCCTTCCTAATGTTTTCTGTCCTCCTGTTACTGGTATGTCTTAAAATATAATGCATAAATATACCTCCACCACCCATAAGCATTATTCTCCACTCTCCCTTCACCTTGAACAGCAGGTGCTCCTTCATTTTCAATCTCCCCACTAGGTGCAATACCCTGATTTTCATTTGGTGGTTCCTCTTCTTGATGTTTTTCCTCAGCGGACTGCTGGACCTAAGGGTGTGTGTGTAGGAACAAAAAGTCAATAACATAAATACACAAATGCATATGTGCATCAAATCATAAAtctaaagacataaaaatatatatatgcacagagagagagagagagagagagaaagagagagaaatatccaTATCCATGCAGGTAACACCAGAATATAATGTTCCTGAACCAAAGTTTCCTTCATGAGATGCCATCATCATTTTTTTATCAGCATGGAACATCTGTATCAGTGCATGTACACTAgctcaaaaatattattaaaaataaactgtgttAATAGAAAACATCAAATGTTAAAGGACTCACAATCACAGATCCAACTGACTGGGAGGACTCTCAGTCATTTCCTCTTTCTGAGGATTGGGATATTGTTCTTACATGCTCACTCATATTTCCCActgaaaatagaatatttttatttggaaaatgtgtGTAGCTTAgctatatatatgaatatgccATGGCAAAATGGTGATTTgtacttttttaattttgaaaatattttcaaaataattcacaGAGCAATGATAAGTACACATGTTTTCCAATCAAACTACAGACAGATTTGTTTGTGTCATAGTCGAAGAGGCACAGAAATCACCTTAATGCCATAGCAAAACACAGAGGACTTTTCTGAGTTTTGGTTTCACAATGAGACTTTCCATCATgaagacatttagaaaaaaacGGACAGAAAATTCAAACCGAAATGACTACTGCTTTCGTCCCACTTTGATTTACCAGGCCCATTTCCCCCCCCTACATCCCCCCTACCAAAATCAAGTTTTGTTGGAACGCACAGCCTCACCCATTCCTTCCCATGACGTCCACGGTGGAGGTGAGAAATTGTTAAACAGAGTGAATGTTATGCTCCTCAATGGACACCTCTGCCAGGCACTCTACAAACCTCAGGGCTGTAGTCACCAGCCCACAGCGTTCCCAGTTCCCAGGCCCCTTCCTTACCGACCACGCTGTCCTTCCCTCATCCCTACCCAGGAGTCTGGAAACTGTCCTCTCTCCGATGGTTCCAGTTTTGGGGACTCAGATACCTCTAACAGCACCCCCAGCACTCGCCCCACCTTCACGTGATCCCTCCCCTCCACGGCCCACCTTCATCCCTCGTTCCAGCCCAGCCACTATGTCAAGACCCATAGCAGCGTCGCGACTTGGGAGGAACCGGACGACGACCGCGAGGCCCCTTTCACTCAGAGGCCACAGACTGTGCTGCAGGACCTGTTCAAAGCCCGCTGGCTCCTCCTCACATTCACTCACAACTAAATTCCCAGGAAGACCGCTCTGGGGACCTACCTGCTGAGCCTCAGTCAGTGAGAGAGAATCAAAATCGcggaaataaagaaaacacaaccTCTCCTCGCAAAGCTCTGCGTGGACAGAAGGTAGGCAACAAGGCGCATGCGTAACAACAGTCATGCGTAGCAACAGAAATCCACAGCAACAGATCTGTGTAGCCTGTGCGGTGAGTGAGGCATTCACCACGTGACTGAAGTTTTCCTGCCTCTGTGGAGAACCTAGACTACAAGCTCTCCTGGCACCAAAACTGAActtacaaaacatttttctttttccccctgcTCAACCTTTCTTTCACTTCCAATGGCTTTGGAGAATATGAGCCCCAGGTTACTCTAAGGGAAGAATGTGTTTCAGAAAAATTCACcatcatagaaataaatattaaatattttaatacgtATTTTATATCTGCTTTCATAAATCATTTTCTTGCCTCCTTCATGAGTTTGCTGTCATGCTTGCAATGAACTTACCCACTCCAATACGGTAAGACATTCATAGTTTTTGGTTGCATTATTGTACATTCAAAATCATTGATCCATCTGAACAAAATT containing:
- the PAGE5 gene encoding P antigen family member 5, with product MTVVTHAPCCLPSVHAELCEERLCFLYFRDFDSLSLTEAQQVQQSAEEKHQEEEPPNENQGIAPSGEIENEGAPAVQGPDVEAFQQELALLKIEDEPGDGPDVREGTLPTFDPIKCWKQVMGSLRFKPRQMKTETKNVVLMLEI